Part of the Rhodococcus sp. OK302 genome is shown below.
TCCGCTCGTCGAGATGATCGAGGATGCCGGAATATCCGTCGCAAAACTCTTTGGCGCCGTGCCGGACAAAGAACAGCAACGGCTTCGCTTCCAACGAGGAGACGCGCCGGTTGTCGTCTTCAACGTCACGACTTCGATTTCACTCCATGCCAACGAAGCGTTACCGGACGGCACCTACGCGTCTCCACTGCCTCGGACCGGAATTTTCCATCAACCCCGGTACTCCGGGATCGCCGCCGAGCAGACCTTCGGTAGGTCGCACCGTGACTACCAGACGTGCCCGTGGCTGATCCCCTTCGGCGTCGGAACCAAAGAAGAGGACGTTGCAACAACTATGCTCCGCAACCTCCAATCGGTAACCGGATTGAAGGGTGGCGATCAATCGGGACTTCGGAGCCTCGCCGAACTCCTGGGGGTCGAATGGCTCGAACCAGATGTGCTGACGTCCGAACGATAGTTCCCTGTTCGTGTAGATAGTCCCAATTATCCTCGACAGGAACGAAACTCGCAGAATCTTGGCTGTTCGACAAAATTCCACTTCCCTCGTGTAGGTGTGACCACGCGTGGCACAATCTTCTCCGACATGCTCGAACCCAACAGACGACATCCGCCGACGGGCGGATCCCTGTCCTACCGAGATTCTCTGCCCCACCGAGATTCTCTGTCCCACCGAGATCAGGAGCACCATGCGCAATCCCTACCGGTCATTGATGCGCTCCGTGGGCCACACTCAATGGTTCTCCGATCTGGGCAAGGATTTGGTCACGATCGATCGTGCAGTGCAGAAATCGACACGGGGCAAGGTCTCTCTCGTCGGGAACGGCACAGTCCCGCAACTGCTCCTTACCGTGACCGGGCGTCGGAGCGGACAATCCCATACGACGCCACTCTTGTACGCACCTGACGAGGGATCATTTGTTGTGGTCGGCTCCAATT
Proteins encoded:
- a CDS encoding nitroreductase/quinone reductase family protein, which encodes MRNPYRSLMRSVGHTQWFSDLGKDLVTIDRAVQKSTRGKVSLVGNGTVPQLLLTVTGRRSGQSHTTPLLYAPDEGSFVVVGSNWGQTAHPQWTYNLIADQRATVTIKGVKTPVLAELAEGALRKRLWALATDSWPAYTTYADRAYSREIRVFSLTPVLLAPGTLMP